Proteins found in one Litoribacterium kuwaitense genomic segment:
- a CDS encoding BCCT family transporter translates to MKKTTSVFYISVLIASAFIIWGFFASNQMASMMNQIQGFITSQLGWFYLLLVTAFVIVAVYLALSPYGRIRLGKQDEKPKYGYLTWFAFLFTAGMGIGLVFFGSAEPLSHFFAPATADPGSRQAAADAIRYSIFHWGIHAWAIYAVVALAQAYFQYRKDEPAQFSSTFKPLIGKHADGAVGKTINILVVFATLFGTATSLGFGAAQITAGLKYLFPVLEHYSGPVFQLVVIFIVTILFCLSALSGIDKGIRILSLLNVRVSLILLAFVLFLGPTSYIMGVFTQGIGSYAQNFLGMSFRMDLYNPDSTWVQDWTIFYWAWWVSWAPFVGSFIARVSRGRTIREFIIGVVGLPSIFCAFWFSVFGGTTIYFQEQGQDIFAKVQSLGDEVALFALLEQFPFSFFISLVAVLLIISFFVTSADSATVVLGMQTTGGMLTPPKTVKFVWGIVMSATAAVLLTSESGLAALQTTVIIGALPFTLIIVFMIIALFKSLATEKQALHADRDRVRRERQIRRAEKTKRRKGQHDEKDLEEYVTSEERTDQKRPEED, encoded by the coding sequence TTGAAGAAAACGACAAGTGTATTTTATATTTCTGTATTGATTGCAAGTGCATTTATTATTTGGGGCTTTTTCGCATCAAACCAAATGGCCTCGATGATGAATCAAATTCAAGGTTTTATTACTTCACAGTTAGGTTGGTTTTATCTCCTCTTAGTCACCGCATTTGTGATTGTTGCTGTTTACTTAGCGCTTAGCCCTTACGGACGTATACGGCTTGGAAAACAAGATGAAAAGCCGAAGTATGGTTATCTTACGTGGTTTGCGTTTCTATTTACCGCTGGTATGGGCATCGGGCTCGTCTTTTTCGGATCAGCAGAACCACTCTCACATTTTTTTGCTCCCGCAACAGCTGATCCAGGTTCGCGTCAAGCTGCTGCTGATGCCATTCGTTATTCCATTTTTCATTGGGGGATTCATGCGTGGGCGATTTATGCAGTCGTCGCACTTGCCCAAGCTTATTTTCAATACCGTAAAGATGAACCTGCACAATTCAGTTCAACGTTTAAACCGTTGATCGGCAAGCATGCAGATGGTGCAGTTGGAAAAACAATCAATATTCTTGTTGTGTTTGCGACATTATTTGGTACAGCTACATCATTAGGGTTTGGTGCAGCTCAAATTACAGCTGGTTTAAAATATTTATTCCCTGTGCTCGAACATTATTCAGGCCCAGTGTTTCAACTAGTGGTCATCTTCATTGTAACGATTCTATTTTGTTTATCAGCACTTAGTGGCATTGACAAGGGAATACGGATTTTAAGCCTGCTTAATGTGCGCGTGTCTTTAATCCTTTTAGCTTTCGTTCTGTTTTTAGGTCCGACAAGCTATATTATGGGTGTATTTACGCAAGGAATTGGTTCATACGCGCAAAATTTCTTAGGCATGAGTTTTAGAATGGATTTGTACAATCCGGATTCAACATGGGTACAAGATTGGACGATTTTTTACTGGGCTTGGTGGGTTTCCTGGGCGCCGTTTGTCGGCTCATTTATTGCTCGGGTGTCGAGAGGGCGTACCATCCGTGAGTTTATTATCGGTGTGGTTGGCTTGCCTTCGATCTTTTGTGCCTTTTGGTTCAGTGTTTTTGGCGGAACGACGATTTATTTTCAAGAGCAAGGCCAAGATATTTTCGCTAAAGTGCAAAGTCTTGGTGATGAGGTCGCTCTGTTTGCCTTGTTAGAGCAATTTCCATTCTCATTTTTCATCTCGCTCGTTGCGGTGTTGTTAATTATCTCGTTCTTTGTTACCTCTGCAGATTCAGCAACAGTCGTGCTCGGCATGCAGACGACAGGGGGAATGTTGACGCCACCCAAAACAGTAAAGTTTGTTTGGGGCATCGTAATGTCTGCAACGGCAGCAGTGTTGCTTACATCTGAAAGCGGACTGGCCGCTCTGCAAACGACGGTCATTATTGGGGCTCTACCATTTACACTAATTATCGTGTTTATGATCATCGCTTTGTTCAAAAGCTTAGCAACAGAAAAACAGGCGCTTCATGCAGATCGTGACCGAGTTCGGAGAGAACGACAAATTCGTCGTGCTGAGAAAACAAAGCGTCGCAAAGGGCAGCACGATGAAAAAGATCTGGAAGAGTATGTAACTTCAGAAGAGCGAACAGATCAAAAACGTCCGGAAGAGGATTAA
- a CDS encoding BCCT family transporter, protein MKKATSVFYISAVIAFAFIAWGFFASTHMSAVMSQIQGFITNELGWFYLLSATAFVGVAIFLVFSPYGRIRLGKPDEKPKYNYVTWFAFLFTAGMGIGLVFWGSAEPLSHYFVPATAEPGTQQAAADAMRYSMFHWGIHPWAIYSIVALTLAYFQYRKDEPAIFSSTFRPLIGDRVDGWVGNGINVLVVFATLFGTATSLGLGAAQITAGLKYLFPSLEAFSGPLFQFVVIVIVTILFSISALTGIDKGIRILSLLNVRVSLVLVAFILLLGPTSYIMGVFTQGIGSYAQNFFGMSFRLDVYDPNPESTWVQDWTIFYWAWWISWSPFVGSFIARVSRGRTIREFIIGVVALPSLFGAFWFSVFGGTTLFFQNQGTDLYADMQSGGEEIVLFSLLEQFPLAFFVSLIAVLLIMSFFVTSADSATVVLGMQTTGGMLSPPNIVKFTWGIIISGTAAVLLTSEEGLSALQTASIIGALPFTFIIILMIVSLFKALDKERPTLHADRDRIRREREIRRQDKKRTHHEKRHGARKEEQPLQNEEPPVEPEQQPQDEAEAPKKEN, encoded by the coding sequence GTGAAGAAAGCAACGAGTGTCTTTTATATTTCGGCGGTGATTGCTTTTGCCTTCATCGCCTGGGGCTTCTTTGCCTCCACGCACATGTCAGCTGTGATGAGTCAAATACAAGGATTCATTACAAATGAACTCGGTTGGTTTTATCTGTTGTCAGCGACGGCTTTTGTCGGAGTGGCAATCTTCTTAGTCTTTAGTCCATACGGGCGCATTCGTCTTGGTAAGCCGGATGAAAAGCCAAAATACAATTACGTTACGTGGTTTGCGTTTTTATTTACTGCTGGGATGGGGATCGGGCTCGTCTTTTGGGGTTCAGCCGAACCACTTTCCCATTATTTTGTCCCGGCCACTGCTGAGCCAGGGACACAACAGGCAGCAGCAGATGCGATGCGGTACTCGATGTTCCACTGGGGAATTCATCCGTGGGCCATTTACTCGATTGTTGCATTAACACTAGCCTATTTCCAATATCGTAAAGATGAGCCGGCAATATTTAGCTCTACTTTTAGACCGTTAATCGGTGATCGAGTTGACGGTTGGGTAGGAAACGGGATCAATGTTCTCGTTGTTTTTGCGACATTATTTGGTACGGCGACGTCTTTAGGATTAGGTGCAGCCCAAATTACAGCTGGTTTAAAATATTTATTCCCTAGTCTTGAAGCTTTTTCAGGCCCTCTTTTTCAATTTGTTGTTATCGTCATCGTCACAATATTATTCTCTATATCGGCGTTAACCGGTATTGATAAAGGAATACGTATCTTAAGCCTGCTGAACGTCCGTGTGTCACTAGTTCTTGTTGCATTTATTTTATTATTAGGTCCAACAAGTTATATTATGGGTGTATTCACGCAAGGAATTGGCTCTTATGCGCAAAACTTTTTCGGTATGAGCTTTAGGCTTGATGTGTATGATCCAAATCCAGAATCGACTTGGGTACAGGATTGGACAATCTTTTACTGGGCTTGGTGGATTTCTTGGTCACCGTTCGTCGGTTCGTTTATTGCCCGGGTTTCTAGAGGACGTACCATTCGTGAATTCATTATCGGTGTCGTTGCACTTCCTTCATTATTTGGTGCCTTTTGGTTCAGTGTTTTCGGAGGGACGACACTATTTTTCCAAAACCAAGGAACAGATTTGTATGCCGACATGCAATCTGGCGGAGAAGAAATTGTTCTCTTTTCCTTGCTTGAACAATTTCCACTCGCCTTTTTCGTGTCGCTCATTGCTGTGCTACTGATCATGTCGTTCTTTGTCACTTCGGCCGACTCGGCAACTGTCGTGCTTGGTATGCAGACGACAGGAGGTATGCTTTCACCTCCAAATATCGTAAAGTTTACTTGGGGAATTATTATCTCTGGTACAGCAGCCGTGCTATTGACTTCTGAGGAAGGTTTATCGGCACTACAGACAGCATCCATTATCGGGGCGCTCCCGTTTACATTTATCATTATTTTGATGATCGTGTCGCTCTTTAAGGCATTAGATAAGGAGAGACCAACGCTCCACGCGGATCGCGACCGCATTCGCCGAGAGCGAGAAATCAGGCGTCAAGACAAGAAGAGAACCCATCATGAAAAGCGTCATGGTGCAAGAAAAGAAGAGCAGCCTCTTCAAAATGAAGAGCCGCCTGTAGAGCCTGAACAACAGCCTCAGGATGAAGCAGAAGCACCTAAAAAAGAGAATTAA
- a CDS encoding helix-turn-helix domain-containing protein, with protein sequence MLVNKAYKFRIYPNKEQEILIAKT encoded by the coding sequence ATGTTGGTCAACAAAGCATACAAATTCCGTATCTACCCAAACAAAGAACAAGAAATCTTAATCGCAAAGACG